In one window of Fictibacillus phosphorivorans DNA:
- a CDS encoding LTA synthase family protein, whose amino-acid sequence MNAKTKHAAIFLAISLLWLKTYIVYKVSFTLPIDHFLQEILLFLNPLSFLVLYFCLANLAPPAKRRRIILWLSFIYSFILYANVVYYRFFTDFLTIPVLFQTKNVGDIGNSVYELIYLTDIFFFVDLFLLAYLLKQTRWKSDHRLKPVDRRKLFLYGVAILSVHLILAEINRPQLLTRTFDREILVKSLGTFNYHLYDIMLQSKSSMQKALASNMDAEEILKNIKKDTVNNPELYGIAKGENLIMVSLESTQNFVLNYEINGEEVTPFLNELAKSSYYFNNFYHQTGQGKTSDSEFLIDNSLYPLPRGAVFQTHPLNEYNAMPEILKSNGYYSAVFHGNNKSFWNRDVIYKTMGYDKFYSEEYYNVTEENSINYGLKDIPFFEQSMPYLKKLPQPFYARFITLTNHHPYLINEKEQWIEPYPVEDGTVSRYFTTVRYADEALRQFFEELKSSGLYENSVVVVYGDHYGISERHQEAMADVLSKATLTAYNQVELQQVPLFIHVPGKKGKQLDTVGGQIDLKPTLLHLLGIESKDDVHFGTDLFSKEHHELTVLRNGSFVTEDYIYTNETCYVKPFGAPVEEEKCKPYIEQAKEELDQSDRIIYGDLLRFLK is encoded by the coding sequence ATGAATGCTAAAACAAAACATGCAGCAATCTTCCTGGCTATTTCTTTGCTTTGGTTGAAAACATATATTGTTTATAAAGTTTCATTTACGCTGCCTATCGATCATTTCCTGCAAGAAATTTTATTATTTTTAAACCCATTAAGTTTTCTCGTACTCTATTTTTGTTTAGCCAACCTGGCTCCACCTGCTAAAAGAAGACGAATCATTCTATGGCTCTCCTTCATTTATAGCTTTATTTTATATGCCAACGTCGTCTATTATCGATTCTTTACGGACTTCCTTACGATTCCTGTATTGTTTCAAACAAAGAATGTTGGAGATATCGGAAACAGTGTATATGAACTGATCTATCTCACAGACATTTTCTTTTTTGTTGATCTGTTTCTGTTAGCTTATCTATTAAAGCAGACGAGATGGAAATCAGATCATCGATTAAAACCGGTAGACCGAAGAAAATTATTTTTATATGGTGTTGCTATTTTATCTGTTCATTTAATCCTTGCAGAAATAAACCGACCTCAGCTTTTAACCCGTACATTTGATAGAGAAATTCTTGTGAAAAGCTTAGGAACGTTCAATTATCATCTGTACGACATCATGCTTCAGTCAAAGTCTTCTATGCAAAAAGCACTGGCTAGCAATATGGATGCAGAAGAAATTCTCAAGAATATAAAAAAAGATACCGTTAACAACCCTGAGCTCTATGGAATCGCAAAAGGGGAAAACCTAATCATGGTATCCCTCGAATCTACTCAAAATTTTGTACTGAATTACGAGATCAATGGTGAGGAAGTAACACCTTTTTTAAACGAACTTGCCAAATCTAGCTATTATTTTAATAACTTCTATCATCAAACAGGTCAGGGAAAGACATCCGATTCAGAGTTTTTGATCGATAATTCCCTATATCCACTGCCAAGAGGTGCTGTTTTTCAAACACATCCATTGAATGAATACAACGCTATGCCCGAAATTTTAAAATCAAACGGCTATTATTCAGCAGTTTTTCACGGTAATAATAAAAGCTTTTGGAACCGTGACGTCATCTATAAAACGATGGGCTATGATAAGTTTTATAGTGAAGAATATTATAATGTAACAGAAGAGAACTCGATTAACTATGGACTCAAAGATATACCTTTCTTTGAGCAGTCCATGCCATATTTAAAGAAGCTGCCCCAGCCGTTTTACGCTCGGTTTATTACCTTGACCAACCATCATCCTTATTTGATCAATGAAAAAGAACAGTGGATCGAACCCTACCCTGTAGAAGACGGTACGGTTAGTCGCTATTTTACAACCGTTCGCTATGCAGATGAAGCATTACGGCAATTTTTTGAAGAATTGAAGAGCTCCGGCTTATATGAGAATTCCGTTGTAGTTGTATATGGGGACCATTACGGGATATCCGAACGGCATCAAGAAGCGATGGCAGATGTGTTGAGTAAAGCCACACTAACTGCCTACAATCAAGTAGAGCTGCAGCAAGTACCCTTATTCATTCACGTTCCTGGAAAAAAAGGCAAGCAGCTTGATACGGTCGGTGGACAGATCGATTTAAAACCTACTCTATTGCACTTGCTTGGGATTGAATCAAAGGATGACGTTCATTTTGGTACGGACCTTTTCTCAAAAGAACATCATGAATTAACCGTTCTGCGTAACGGTTCTTTCGTAACAGAGGATTATATTTATACCAATGAAACGTGTTATGTAAAACCGTTCGGAGCACCTGTAGAAGAGGAAAAGTGTAAGCCATATATCGAGCAAGCAAAAGAAGAGCTCGATCAGTCAGATCGAATCATCTATGGTGATTTGCTGCGATTTTTAAAATAA